One segment of Arthrobacter sp. MMS18-M83 DNA contains the following:
- a CDS encoding NAD(P)-dependent alcohol dehydrogenase, whose amino-acid sequence MKAIVQDSYGSEDVLEFADVDIPVPGESEVLVRVRAAGVDPGVWHLMTGLPYLTRAFGFGVRKPKNRIRGRDMAGTVESVGAKVTQFRPGDEVFGTCEGSFAEYACAKEEKIAPKPSALNFEQAAAVPISATTALQGLRDSGKLQAGEKVLIIGAAGGVGLFAVQLAKAFGAVVTGVCSAPKMDVVRSAGADRVIDYASEDVTDGTTHYDLILDTAGNRPLKQLRRALAPRGRLVIVGGEGGGRWLGGFDRSLRAPMLSLFLGQKLSGLMAVERQEDLRFLTGLIEAGKVVPFIDKTFPLADAPDAIRYAHGRGVRGKVVVAVALADS is encoded by the coding sequence ATGAAAGCGATCGTTCAAGACAGTTACGGCTCCGAAGATGTGCTCGAGTTTGCCGACGTCGACATACCGGTCCCCGGCGAAAGCGAAGTCCTCGTACGGGTCCGCGCTGCCGGCGTCGATCCCGGCGTCTGGCATCTGATGACGGGCCTCCCTTACCTCACCAGGGCGTTCGGGTTCGGGGTAAGGAAGCCCAAGAATCGCATCCGTGGCAGGGACATGGCGGGCACGGTGGAATCCGTCGGCGCGAAAGTGACACAGTTCCGGCCGGGTGACGAGGTCTTCGGAACGTGCGAAGGTTCCTTTGCCGAGTACGCGTGCGCCAAGGAGGAGAAGATTGCCCCGAAGCCCTCCGCGCTCAACTTCGAGCAGGCCGCGGCCGTCCCTATTTCGGCCACTACCGCCCTGCAGGGCCTCCGGGACAGTGGGAAGCTGCAAGCGGGGGAGAAGGTCCTGATCATCGGTGCGGCGGGTGGAGTGGGATTGTTCGCCGTCCAGTTGGCGAAGGCGTTCGGCGCGGTGGTAACTGGCGTGTGCAGCGCGCCGAAAATGGACGTGGTCCGATCGGCAGGCGCCGACCGCGTCATCGACTACGCCAGCGAAGACGTCACCGATGGAACCACGCACTACGATCTCATCCTGGACACCGCGGGCAACCGCCCGCTCAAGCAGCTTCGGCGGGCACTCGCCCCGCGGGGGCGGCTCGTCATCGTCGGCGGGGAAGGCGGCGGCCGTTGGCTGGGTGGCTTTGACCGCTCCCTTCGCGCGCCCATGCTGTCGCTGTTCCTGGGCCAAAAGCTGAGCGGCCTGATGGCCGTGGAACGCCAGGAAGACCTGCGCTTCCTGACGGGGTTGATTGAGGCAGGCAAAGTCGTGCCTTTCATCGACAAGACCTTTCCCCTCGCCGACGCTCCCGACGCAATCCGGTATGCGCACGGCCGCGGCGTACGGGGCAAAGTAGTAGTCGCGGTGGCCCTGGCCGATAGCTGA
- a CDS encoding helix-turn-helix transcriptional regulator, with translation MVKPTKVTNSIRALRFARDEMTQAQLADSIGVTRQTIIAIEQGRYSPSLEMAFQIARVLNVPLDDVFQYPDSEGETS, from the coding sequence GTGGTGAAACCGACCAAAGTCACCAATTCCATCCGGGCCCTCCGCTTTGCCCGCGATGAAATGACCCAAGCGCAACTGGCGGACAGCATCGGGGTAACCCGGCAGACCATCATTGCCATCGAACAGGGCCGCTATTCGCCTTCCCTTGAAATGGCATTCCAAATCGCCCGGGTATTGAACGTGCCGCTCGACGACGTGTTCCAGTACCCGGACAGCGAAGGAGAAACATCATGA
- a CDS encoding amino acid permease, which produces MQQAPIAGRTTAANAVDGAATTVLSRGLNVRHIRFMALGSAIGTGLFYGSASAIQKAGPAVLFAYIIGGAAVFMVMRALGEMAVRHPVSGSFGQYASRYLGPLAGFITGWTYVFEMAIVAIADVTAFSIYMGFWFPQVDRWIWVLAIILLLGAMNLLSVKVFGELEFWFSLIKVVAIIAMIAGGAAIIVFGFHTGDGGAAPGLGNLVDHGGLFPNGFEGLLASFAVVMFAFGGIETIGITAGEAADPKKVIPQAVNTVPVRVLLFYVLTLGVLMSLFPWNEIGNNGSPFVQIFSGLGIPAAPHILNAVVITAALSAINSDIFGAGRILFGLSQQGHAPRSFGKISRHGVPWMTVVLMGGILLVGVVLNAVIPESVFVIIASIATFATVWVWALILASHVAMKREIKRKGLPASEFASPWWPTASVLTIAFMAMVIVILGVFEDTRVALYVGAVWLGLLVLAYKLWVRGGGRVRADLVDETGSMPVVTQRSS; this is translated from the coding sequence ATGCAGCAAGCACCAATAGCGGGCAGGACAACAGCCGCCAACGCCGTCGACGGCGCGGCAACCACCGTTCTCAGCCGCGGCCTCAACGTCCGCCACATCCGCTTCATGGCCCTCGGTTCGGCCATCGGAACAGGCCTCTTCTACGGCTCCGCGTCTGCCATCCAAAAGGCGGGCCCGGCGGTTCTCTTCGCATACATCATCGGTGGCGCCGCCGTCTTCATGGTGATGCGCGCGCTCGGCGAAATGGCTGTCCGCCACCCCGTTTCCGGCTCATTCGGCCAGTACGCCAGCCGTTACCTCGGACCGCTCGCAGGGTTCATCACCGGATGGACCTACGTTTTCGAAATGGCCATCGTAGCGATCGCGGACGTGACGGCATTCAGTATCTACATGGGCTTCTGGTTCCCGCAGGTGGACCGCTGGATCTGGGTCCTGGCGATCATCCTGCTCCTCGGGGCCATGAACCTCCTGAGCGTCAAGGTTTTCGGAGAACTCGAGTTTTGGTTCTCGCTCATCAAGGTAGTGGCGATCATCGCCATGATTGCGGGCGGCGCGGCGATCATCGTGTTCGGCTTCCACACGGGCGACGGCGGAGCGGCACCGGGGCTGGGGAACCTCGTTGACCACGGCGGCCTGTTCCCGAACGGTTTCGAGGGGCTCCTGGCCTCGTTCGCCGTCGTTATGTTTGCCTTTGGCGGGATCGAAACGATCGGCATCACCGCAGGCGAGGCCGCAGACCCCAAGAAGGTCATCCCGCAGGCCGTGAACACGGTGCCCGTGCGCGTGCTGCTGTTCTACGTCCTGACTCTCGGAGTGCTCATGAGCCTGTTTCCCTGGAATGAAATCGGCAACAACGGCAGCCCGTTTGTGCAGATCTTCAGCGGCCTCGGCATTCCCGCAGCCCCCCACATCCTCAATGCCGTGGTGATCACCGCGGCGCTGTCCGCGATCAACAGCGATATCTTCGGCGCAGGACGTATTCTCTTCGGCCTCTCGCAGCAAGGTCACGCACCCAGGAGTTTCGGCAAGATCTCCCGCCACGGGGTTCCCTGGATGACCGTTGTCCTGATGGGCGGGATCCTGCTGGTGGGCGTGGTGCTCAACGCGGTGATCCCTGAGAGCGTGTTCGTCATCATCGCCTCCATTGCCACTTTCGCGACCGTCTGGGTGTGGGCTTTGATCCTCGCCTCGCACGTGGCCATGAAGCGGGAGATCAAGCGCAAGGGACTGCCGGCGTCGGAATTCGCGTCGCCGTGGTGGCCCACTGCTTCCGTGCTGACCATTGCGTTCATGGCCATGGTGATCGTCATCCTTGGCGTCTTCGAGGACACCCGCGTGGCGTTGTACGTGGGTGCGGTATGGCTCGGGCTGCTGGTGTTGGCCTACAAGCTGTGGGTCCGCGGCGGCGGTCGCGTTCGGGCCGACCTCGTTGACGAGACAGGCTCGATGCCGGTGGTCACCCAGCGTTCCTCGTAG
- a CDS encoding LysE family translocator translates to MVPFTNLLAFALASLVLIAVPGPSVLFVIGRSLALGRKVGLLSVLGNALGMVPQITAVALGLGAVLAQSILLFSVVKFAGAAYLIYLGVQAIRHRGGRSTAAGPAPSRSMWRLIREGFIVGASNPKSIVFFVAVLPQFVEYASGGISLQLAELGAVFLLIALVSDSMWALAAGTARHWFARSPRRISTLGATGGVMMIGLGGTLALTGTKS, encoded by the coding sequence ATGGTTCCGTTCACCAATCTCCTGGCGTTTGCCCTGGCCTCGCTGGTCCTCATCGCAGTCCCTGGTCCCAGCGTGCTTTTCGTGATTGGGCGCTCCCTTGCCCTCGGCCGCAAAGTCGGGCTCCTGAGCGTCCTCGGAAACGCGTTGGGCATGGTTCCGCAGATCACCGCGGTGGCGTTGGGGCTTGGCGCGGTGCTGGCGCAGTCGATCCTGCTGTTCAGTGTCGTCAAGTTCGCGGGCGCGGCCTATCTGATCTACCTCGGCGTGCAGGCGATCCGTCACCGCGGCGGGCGTTCGACGGCGGCTGGCCCGGCGCCGTCGCGGTCGATGTGGCGGCTGATCCGCGAGGGTTTCATCGTGGGCGCGAGCAACCCGAAATCGATCGTGTTCTTCGTGGCGGTGCTGCCCCAGTTCGTGGAATACGCCAGCGGCGGCATTTCGCTCCAACTCGCCGAGCTGGGGGCTGTCTTCCTGCTGATCGCCCTGGTCTCCGACAGCATGTGGGCCCTTGCCGCGGGTACCGCTCGCCACTGGTTTGCGCGCTCCCCTCGCCGGATTTCGACACTGGGTGCGACGGGCGGGGTCATGATGATCGGGCTCGGCGGAACCCTGGCGCTCACGGGCACCAAGTCCTAG
- a CDS encoding helix-turn-helix domain-containing protein has protein sequence MSAGIPANRFMTIAEVAEALRVSRMTVYRLVNSHAIHAVRFGRSYRVPESAVESYIEHSAVDEAEQHQEGAGG, from the coding sequence ATGTCCGCCGGCATTCCAGCAAACCGATTCATGACAATCGCCGAGGTTGCCGAGGCCCTGCGGGTGTCCAGAATGACCGTCTACCGCCTAGTGAACTCGCACGCCATCCACGCGGTGCGATTCGGGCGGTCATACCGCGTTCCGGAATCGGCGGTGGAGTCCTACATTGAACACTCTGCAGTGGACGAGGCCGAGCAGCACCAGGAAGGTGCCGGAGGTTAG
- a CDS encoding LacI family DNA-binding transcriptional regulator has product MREVAEGAGVSVATVSLVVNNKKDARIGAGTRKRVLDTIRELGYRPNALAKNLVSGSSRFIGLVADAIATTPFAGQIIHGAQDEAWKHGFVLLVANTEGNEPAEKDAISMMLEHKVRGILYSTWFHRPAAIPTALHETDFVLVNCFSPDSDALAVVPDEVHGGREATDILLRKGHRRIAFINATIPAPAKDGRLQGYREALESAGISFDPHLVFDAFPDQEGGYEAVEELLKRDVTAVFCYNDRMAMGLYDGLKQRGLSIPEDMAVVGFDNQEVIAAHMRPPLSTVALPHYELGAAGVRLLLGVDEPAGSTVVKIECPPVERDSVGTNILTGPRSRWSSTT; this is encoded by the coding sequence ATGCGGGAGGTAGCGGAAGGGGCTGGAGTTTCCGTTGCCACGGTTTCCCTCGTGGTCAACAACAAGAAAGACGCTAGGATCGGGGCCGGGACACGCAAGCGCGTGCTGGACACCATCCGCGAACTGGGCTACCGCCCGAATGCCCTCGCCAAGAACCTGGTGAGTGGCAGTTCACGGTTCATTGGCCTCGTCGCTGACGCGATTGCGACGACCCCCTTCGCAGGGCAGATCATCCACGGTGCCCAGGACGAAGCTTGGAAACACGGATTCGTCCTCTTGGTCGCGAACACCGAGGGCAACGAGCCCGCGGAAAAGGACGCTATCTCGATGATGCTCGAGCACAAGGTTCGCGGCATCCTGTATTCCACCTGGTTCCACCGCCCGGCCGCGATCCCCACCGCGTTGCACGAGACGGACTTCGTGCTTGTCAACTGCTTCTCTCCGGACTCCGACGCCCTCGCCGTGGTCCCGGACGAAGTCCATGGCGGGCGGGAAGCAACCGACATTCTCTTGCGCAAGGGGCACCGACGAATCGCCTTCATCAACGCCACGATCCCAGCCCCGGCCAAGGATGGACGTCTCCAGGGCTACCGGGAAGCACTCGAATCTGCGGGGATCTCGTTTGACCCCCACCTCGTGTTCGACGCGTTTCCTGATCAGGAGGGCGGATACGAAGCCGTCGAGGAGCTCCTCAAACGGGACGTCACGGCGGTCTTCTGCTACAACGACCGTATGGCCATGGGTCTCTACGACGGGCTGAAGCAACGGGGGCTGTCGATTCCGGAGGACATGGCCGTCGTCGGGTTCGACAACCAGGAAGTCATCGCCGCCCACATGCGGCCACCGCTCTCCACTGTCGCGCTGCCGCACTACGAACTAGGCGCTGCTGGGGTGCGCCTGCTCCTTGGCGTCGATGAACCAGCCGGCAGCACCGTGGTAAAGATTGAGTGCCCGCCGGTGGAACGCGACTCCGTCGGAACGAACATTCTGACAGGCCCGCGGTCACGTTGGAGTTCAACTACCTAA
- a CDS encoding carbohydrate ABC transporter permease, whose translation MTAQTAPVTRPVPAPPSSPAPRRRRRKPNVFRSLSRTLIVLIVVVQVYPLAWLFLTSLRNEHDFATGDPFALPSSISFDNYARAFQTGNLGQNILNSFIVTMGANLLIVLLGMMAAYALQVLGFRFSKFVRGLFLIGIIVPVQIALVPLFIDYSSVNLLDTYQSMIIPLAGFALPMSIYLFSSFFEYIPRETYEAASLDGAGPYRIFGLITLPLSTNTVVTVVLVNSIFIWNDFIFANTFVLSEGLKTIPLGLQNYIGAMGKVDWTATFAAVCITITPLLLVFLVLNKAMIQGLESGATKG comes from the coding sequence ATGACCGCGCAAACAGCCCCGGTTACCCGGCCGGTCCCTGCCCCGCCAAGCAGCCCGGCTCCCCGACGTCGACGGCGCAAGCCAAACGTCTTCCGAAGCCTGTCGAGGACGCTGATCGTCCTCATCGTCGTGGTGCAGGTCTACCCCCTCGCCTGGCTGTTCCTCACGAGCCTGCGGAACGAGCACGACTTCGCCACCGGTGATCCCTTTGCGCTGCCGAGCTCCATCAGCTTCGACAACTACGCCCGCGCTTTCCAGACCGGCAACCTCGGTCAGAACATCCTGAACAGTTTCATCGTCACGATGGGTGCCAACCTCCTGATCGTCCTGCTGGGGATGATGGCCGCGTATGCGCTGCAGGTCCTTGGATTCCGGTTCAGCAAATTCGTCCGGGGCCTCTTCCTGATCGGCATCATCGTGCCGGTGCAGATCGCGCTTGTGCCGCTGTTCATCGACTACTCGTCCGTGAACCTGCTGGACACCTACCAGTCGATGATCATCCCCTTGGCCGGGTTCGCCCTTCCCATGTCGATCTACCTTTTCTCGTCATTCTTTGAATACATTCCCAGGGAAACCTATGAGGCAGCCTCGCTGGACGGCGCGGGCCCGTACCGCATCTTCGGACTGATCACCCTGCCGCTGTCGACCAACACCGTAGTGACCGTGGTGCTGGTGAACAGCATCTTCATCTGGAACGACTTCATCTTCGCGAACACATTCGTGCTCTCCGAAGGACTCAAGACCATCCCGCTGGGGTTGCAGAACTACATCGGGGCAATGGGCAAGGTCGATTGGACTGCAACGTTCGCCGCTGTCTGCATCACCATCACGCCTTTGCTGCTGGTGTTCCTCGTCCTCAACAAGGCGATGATCCAGGGCCTCGAGAGTGGGGCCACGAAGGGATGA
- a CDS encoding carbohydrate ABC transporter permease, which yields MLPNRSRLSVLVFLLPPLLLYGVAVLFPILQSLFLSFFSWNGISDMEFVGLANYVHMLTGDGVFWRSFFNALGYLAICLVLQLGGALFVASLLTSLRRGAGIIKTLYLLPAVISTVAIAFLFVRIYSIDPVGLLNQVLGWIGLGGLERPWLSDVNTVLAAVSAPEGWRFTGLYMLIIYAALLAVPQELEEAARLDGANQWQMFTKIRFPYIRPVWITTTIMATTYGLRGFDIPYLMTNGGPGQSSELLTTYMYKTAFTSTDFGYASTISVFIVVECLVAVGFILLMLKRKADA from the coding sequence ATGCTTCCCAATCGATCACGACTTTCAGTCCTGGTCTTCCTGCTCCCGCCGCTGCTTCTCTACGGCGTCGCGGTGCTGTTCCCGATATTGCAATCGCTGTTCCTCAGCTTCTTCTCCTGGAACGGCATCAGTGACATGGAGTTCGTGGGCCTCGCAAACTACGTGCACATGCTCACTGGTGACGGTGTCTTCTGGCGTTCCTTCTTCAACGCCCTCGGTTACCTCGCCATCTGCCTCGTCCTGCAATTGGGCGGTGCGTTGTTCGTCGCCAGCCTCCTGACCTCGCTGCGCCGAGGTGCCGGAATCATCAAAACCCTCTACCTGCTGCCGGCCGTGATCTCGACGGTGGCCATCGCGTTCCTCTTCGTGCGCATCTACTCGATTGATCCGGTGGGCCTGCTCAACCAGGTCCTCGGCTGGATCGGTCTCGGCGGCCTGGAACGGCCCTGGCTTTCGGACGTCAATACGGTCCTCGCGGCCGTTTCAGCACCTGAAGGCTGGCGGTTCACGGGACTCTACATGCTCATCATCTACGCCGCGCTGCTAGCCGTCCCACAGGAACTTGAAGAAGCGGCGCGCCTGGACGGCGCCAACCAGTGGCAAATGTTCACCAAGATCCGGTTCCCTTACATCCGGCCCGTGTGGATCACCACCACCATCATGGCCACAACCTACGGCCTTCGCGGATTCGATATCCCCTACCTCATGACGAACGGCGGCCCCGGCCAGTCCTCGGAACTCCTGACCACGTACATGTACAAAACCGCGTTCACCAGCACCGACTTCGGTTACGCCAGCACCATCTCGGTGTTCATCGTGGTCGAGTGCCTCGTTGCCGTCGGATTCATCTTGCTCATGCTCAAACGAAAGGCTGACGCATGA
- a CDS encoding ABC transporter substrate-binding protein, whose product MKKLLRTAAVAAAVTLTLAACGSGGGNPAANVSPTGEIKPRQISWLLSRPADGAVINIMKKVADEYAQTHPGFSLNLITTPDRPSYIQKYETLAAANKLPELFDTDATPFAQQLAKKGTMVDAEKLLKDLGVYDSYRTNALNYQRFDDGSLYMIPFQFELEYFWYNKALFQQAGVSVPKSLDDIPAMCTALRKAGITPLALDGQDQWPLERYVSYQPFRDAGPDFVQKLKKGDAKFSDATGQKTVNWISQLGGASCFQDGFSSQGYSDAQNLFTSGKAAMYNIGTWELSSLATDKLNPAVRNDVDYFTLPATPSSATAANEYVATSGIGMAVNSKTFDPLVSDFLKFALAKYPSEYAATGALSPTTNVQTTIPANATPLYKKAIDQAKDLGSKLAMPWDTQLDPTTNSRLQQELVLLAQGNVKPAEFTSTMDSTIAQNAPKFFK is encoded by the coding sequence ATGAAGAAACTCTTGCGAACGGCCGCCGTAGCAGCGGCTGTCACCCTCACCCTCGCCGCATGTGGCAGCGGCGGCGGCAATCCCGCAGCCAACGTCAGCCCCACCGGCGAAATCAAGCCGCGGCAAATCTCGTGGCTTCTGTCCCGGCCTGCTGATGGTGCAGTCATCAACATCATGAAAAAGGTCGCCGACGAATACGCCCAGACCCATCCTGGCTTTTCCCTGAACCTGATCACCACCCCTGACCGGCCGTCCTACATCCAGAAGTATGAAACCCTCGCCGCTGCAAACAAGCTTCCCGAGCTGTTCGACACTGACGCGACCCCCTTCGCCCAGCAGCTCGCCAAGAAAGGCACGATGGTCGATGCCGAGAAGCTGCTGAAAGACCTTGGCGTCTACGACTCCTACCGGACGAACGCACTGAATTACCAACGCTTCGACGACGGATCCCTCTACATGATCCCGTTCCAGTTCGAGCTCGAGTACTTTTGGTACAACAAGGCCCTTTTCCAGCAGGCTGGAGTATCAGTGCCGAAGTCACTCGACGACATTCCCGCAATGTGCACGGCCCTGCGCAAGGCCGGCATCACACCACTCGCTCTTGACGGCCAGGACCAGTGGCCGCTCGAGCGCTACGTCTCCTACCAGCCCTTCCGCGACGCCGGACCCGACTTCGTGCAGAAGCTCAAGAAGGGTGACGCGAAGTTCAGCGACGCCACCGGCCAGAAGACAGTCAACTGGATAAGCCAGCTCGGAGGGGCCAGTTGCTTCCAGGACGGGTTCTCGTCGCAGGGTTACTCTGACGCCCAGAACCTGTTCACCTCCGGCAAGGCCGCCATGTACAACATCGGCACCTGGGAACTGTCCAGCCTCGCGACCGACAAGCTGAATCCGGCGGTGCGTAACGACGTCGACTACTTCACGCTTCCGGCCACGCCAAGTTCCGCCACGGCCGCCAACGAGTACGTGGCAACTTCAGGGATCGGCATGGCGGTCAACTCAAAGACCTTTGACCCGCTCGTGAGCGACTTCCTGAAGTTCGCCCTCGCCAAATACCCCTCGGAGTACGCGGCCACGGGTGCCCTCTCGCCGACGACGAACGTTCAGACGACGATTCCAGCCAACGCCACGCCACTGTACAAGAAGGCAATCGACCAGGCGAAGGATCTCGGATCGAAGCTCGCGATGCCGTGGGACACGCAGCTTGACCCGACCACCAACAGCAGGCTGCAACAAGAGCTCGTGCTCTTGGCGCAGGGCAATGTCAAGCCTGCCGAGTTCACCAGCACGATGGATAGCACCATCGCGCAGAATGCACCTAAGTTCTTCAAGTAA
- a CDS encoding GH32 C-terminal domain-containing protein, protein MTRSVFFQPADGWVGDLIPFQKDGEFWLFYLHEVRTEPKPGTSWNLVTTKDLTQFEDHGVSLHHGGEGDADFNAYTGSVVCDESGIHHLFYTGQNPRHRGSDGAPLQLVMHATSTDGMLTWVKHPELTFGAPAGYESGDWRDPFVFKDEASGLWRMLLAARHAEGPERRRGVIAQCVSPDLMDWEHTEPFWDPRRYITHECPEVFAWGDWWYLVYSEFSESFTTRYRMAKSPDGPWIVPARDSVDGRAFYASKTAERDGRRFFFGWIASKEDNRDDGAWQWAGTMSVLEARQNGDGTLAFSFADELVESFWDEIPVTFGNALPVALHAPDGYAVTMSDEVLPRQFYARAVLRIEPDTTECGLLLRSSADGDESYIIRLEPKRSRMVFDRWPREINGDAQWHVSGDVPFEIELERPCELAPGEHTLELVVDGDLCVAVVDGQVALSARIYELPDGRIGVFAGEGTVTVTELEIRKRTDN, encoded by the coding sequence ATGACTCGCTCAGTCTTCTTCCAGCCCGCCGATGGATGGGTTGGAGACTTGATCCCTTTCCAGAAGGACGGGGAGTTCTGGCTCTTCTATCTGCACGAGGTACGGACCGAACCGAAACCGGGGACGTCTTGGAATCTTGTGACCACCAAGGACCTCACGCAGTTCGAGGACCATGGGGTATCGCTCCACCATGGCGGGGAGGGTGATGCGGACTTCAATGCGTACACGGGCAGTGTTGTGTGCGACGAGTCCGGAATTCACCACCTGTTCTATACGGGACAGAATCCCCGGCACCGCGGCTCCGACGGAGCTCCTTTGCAACTCGTCATGCACGCCACCAGCACGGATGGAATGCTGACGTGGGTGAAGCATCCGGAGCTGACCTTCGGGGCCCCGGCCGGCTACGAATCCGGCGATTGGCGCGATCCTTTCGTCTTCAAGGACGAGGCCAGCGGTTTGTGGCGAATGCTGCTGGCCGCACGGCACGCAGAGGGTCCGGAGCGCCGCCGCGGAGTGATCGCCCAATGCGTCTCCCCGGACCTGATGGACTGGGAGCACACTGAGCCGTTCTGGGATCCGCGCCGGTACATCACGCACGAATGCCCGGAGGTTTTCGCCTGGGGCGACTGGTGGTACCTCGTCTACTCGGAATTCTCGGAGTCCTTCACTACCCGCTACCGCATGGCGAAAAGTCCCGATGGGCCATGGATCGTGCCTGCGCGGGACAGCGTTGACGGACGCGCCTTTTACGCCTCGAAGACCGCCGAGCGGGATGGTCGCAGGTTCTTCTTCGGCTGGATCGCCAGCAAAGAGGACAACCGCGACGACGGCGCCTGGCAGTGGGCGGGCACGATGTCCGTCCTCGAGGCGCGCCAAAACGGCGACGGTACCCTCGCGTTTTCCTTCGCCGACGAACTTGTCGAGAGCTTCTGGGACGAAATCCCGGTAACCTTCGGCAACGCCCTTCCGGTGGCTCTGCATGCTCCGGACGGGTACGCAGTCACCATGTCCGATGAAGTCCTCCCACGCCAGTTCTATGCCCGGGCAGTGCTGCGGATAGAACCCGATACAACCGAGTGCGGACTGCTCCTCCGCTCAAGCGCGGACGGGGACGAGTCCTACATCATCCGCCTGGAACCGAAACGCAGCCGGATGGTGTTTGACCGATGGCCCCGGGAAATCAACGGTGACGCGCAATGGCACGTCTCGGGGGATGTCCCCTTCGAGATCGAGTTGGAACGCCCCTGCGAACTCGCACCGGGAGAACACACCCTCGAACTTGTCGTGGACGGGGACCTCTGCGTCGCCGTCGTCGACGGGCAGGTCGCCTTGAGCGCCCGGATCTACGAGCTACCCGACGGCCGGATCGGCGTTTTCGCCGGTGAAGGCACTGTCACCGTCACTGAACTTGAGATACGTAAGCGCACAGACAACTAA
- a CDS encoding GGDEF domain-containing protein, with protein MGLDPVSLKVALGVAALTLCLLFFGSFRRSRSAYSGWWCLALVFLLTGNTVYLLTGTSQQIWAGPLGNALLVAGAFCVWAGSRSLRLLPTPRWQLLAGPVATAVAAALENPATNEWSGGLVYLAMMSMGMALATVELWRLKPTASHARRSLALAAGVLGTFFFGRGIAYVVEGPGGPDFDTYFSSATTSVVTIVLLVTVSFSMTALSNEQLINGLNERATRDGLTGLLNRIAFMELATQEIKRLHTAGSVSTLILADLDHFKALNDSHGHAAGDAAIQAFAAACQASVRHTDLVGRYGGEEFTILLPGADVESAEIIAGEISRRLASAKTPDGITFPTVSYGIAPSTFVDAEVAHMIEAADKALYQAKSLGRNRAVCAPG; from the coding sequence ATGGGTCTCGATCCGGTCAGTCTCAAGGTAGCTCTGGGCGTTGCTGCGCTCACTTTGTGCCTGCTGTTTTTCGGATCGTTCCGCCGGAGCCGCTCCGCATACAGCGGCTGGTGGTGCCTTGCCCTCGTCTTCTTGCTCACCGGAAACACGGTGTACCTGCTCACCGGGACCTCCCAGCAAATTTGGGCGGGTCCCCTTGGCAATGCCTTGCTGGTGGCCGGGGCATTCTGTGTGTGGGCGGGCTCGCGTTCTTTGAGGCTGCTTCCGACGCCGCGGTGGCAACTCCTCGCAGGACCCGTCGCCACCGCTGTGGCCGCGGCGCTGGAGAATCCGGCCACTAACGAATGGTCAGGCGGCTTGGTGTATTTGGCCATGATGTCCATGGGCATGGCCTTGGCAACAGTTGAACTTTGGCGGTTGAAGCCCACCGCTTCACACGCCCGCCGGTCCCTGGCGCTGGCCGCGGGAGTCCTGGGCACATTCTTTTTCGGCCGGGGGATCGCCTACGTTGTGGAAGGGCCGGGCGGGCCGGACTTCGATACTTATTTCAGCTCGGCAACAACCAGCGTGGTCACAATAGTGCTGCTGGTCACCGTGTCCTTCAGCATGACAGCGTTGAGCAACGAGCAACTTATTAACGGCCTCAACGAACGTGCCACCCGCGACGGCCTGACGGGGCTTCTCAACCGGATAGCCTTCATGGAGTTGGCCACCCAGGAAATCAAAAGGCTGCACACCGCTGGATCGGTCTCCACCTTGATCCTCGCCGACCTGGACCATTTCAAGGCCCTCAATGACAGCCACGGCCACGCCGCGGGCGACGCCGCCATCCAGGCATTCGCCGCCGCATGTCAGGCCTCTGTCCGCCACACTGACCTCGTCGGTAGGTATGGAGGAGAGGAATTCACCATCCTGCTTCCCGGGGCCGACGTGGAGAGTGCCGAAATCATTGCGGGTGAAATCAGCCGCCGGTTGGCCTCGGCAAAAACGCCGGACGGAATCACTTTCCCCACTGTGAGCTACGGCATCGCCCCCAGCACCTTCGTCGACGCCGAGGTGGCCCACATGATTGAGGCCGCCGACAAAGCCCTCTACCAAGCCAAGTCCCTCGGGCGGAACCGCGCGGTCTGCGCGCCGGGCTAA